From Candidatus Binataceae bacterium, a single genomic window includes:
- a CDS encoding phytanoyl-CoA dioxygenase family protein: MGMQPYRDLTPQEISEFHRDGVACLRSVIDPSWLPRIRAAADENLAHPSRWAMNIKSKAGNGRFYNDRMLYRSVPFFHDYVFESGVAGLAAQAMGASQVRIFFDQLFIKEPETAEVFFWHQDLPYWPFKGGKICSIWIAATDCNRETSGLEFVRGSHRWGKWYKPLYSKIEGADWLQEGTGEDCPDFSATPGKYDIISFDMKAGDALIFDALTCHASGGNRSKTQRRVALSTRWLGEDAIWDPRKGVDDAIFKVCDVSRLKPGAPANDDEVFPVVWRGPR, from the coding sequence ATGGGAATGCAACCGTATCGCGATCTGACGCCGCAGGAGATTTCTGAGTTTCATCGCGACGGCGTCGCCTGCCTGCGCTCCGTGATCGATCCCTCGTGGCTGCCGCGAATCAGGGCCGCGGCCGACGAAAATCTGGCCCACCCGAGCCGCTGGGCCATGAATATCAAGAGCAAGGCGGGGAACGGCCGCTTCTACAACGATCGGATGCTCTATCGTTCAGTTCCGTTCTTCCACGACTACGTATTTGAGTCGGGCGTCGCCGGGCTCGCAGCGCAAGCCATGGGAGCATCGCAGGTGCGAATCTTTTTCGACCAGCTCTTCATCAAGGAGCCTGAGACCGCGGAAGTATTCTTCTGGCACCAGGATCTGCCCTACTGGCCATTCAAGGGCGGCAAGATCTGCTCGATATGGATTGCCGCGACGGACTGCAATCGCGAAACGAGCGGCCTCGAATTCGTGCGCGGATCGCATCGCTGGGGTAAATGGTACAAGCCGCTCTACTCAAAAATCGAGGGAGCTGACTGGCTGCAGGAAGGAACCGGCGAAGATTGTCCAGACTTCAGCGCGACGCCCGGCAAATACGACATCATCTCATTCGACATGAAAGCGGGGGATGCGCTGATCTTCGATGCGCTCACCTGCCACGCATCAGGCGGGAATCGATCCAAAACGCAGCGCCGCGTAGCATTGTCGACACGATGGCTTGGCGAAGACGCGATCTGGGATCCGCGCAAAGGCGTTGACGACGCGATCTTCAAAGTGTGCGACGTCTCGCGCCTCAAGCCCGGCGCGCCTGCAAATGACGATGAAGTCTTCCCCGTCGTCTGGCGCGGGCCGCGCTAG
- a CDS encoding FAD-dependent monooxygenase: MADQMVNETSVFIVGGGPVGLSMALLLGRFGIDCVVAEKSPTTTDHPKSRGCLVRTMELFRQWGVEATIRTRGLPHNSDVFAFVESVAGKEYGRTIPEPDLGQSPTWKSIVAQDAVEEEVLKAIKSAGRARVLFSTEVSSVVDEGERASVKVRSLKTGEETKWRARYVIAADGAGSPVRRAVGIEMVGPAVLAVMANEYWRGDLSRFEAARNTTAFFITSKESGSVPSTILNTNGRDRWLTIFSLGADENALPHNDQQLVEFIRRQTGVADLGVEVISRSVWRMSRQVAAEFKRGRVFLVGDSAHRFPPTGGFGLNTGVQDAHNLAWKIAFVLKGWASETLLESYNLERKPVAESNADFSIGNSIRFPLAAEAIKSGNADQIAFRINDVNNHLHSTGQGLGFSYEQGAVIQDGTAAPTHDTRHYHPTDRPGSRFPHIWLDLTRKTSTLDWFDKQFSVVAGPMGGEWMEAGRRVADKIGVPLGLHTMPSVNPEDGYQLGLRGAVLVRPDGHVAWRMPWLPSDPDRELAQALRALLH; this comes from the coding sequence ATGGCGGACCAAATGGTGAACGAGACTTCCGTATTTATTGTCGGCGGCGGGCCGGTCGGTCTTTCGATGGCGCTGCTGCTCGGCCGCTTCGGAATCGATTGCGTGGTGGCTGAAAAGAGTCCCACGACGACGGATCATCCGAAATCGCGCGGATGCCTGGTGCGGACGATGGAGCTCTTTCGTCAATGGGGCGTCGAAGCCACGATTCGGACGCGCGGCCTGCCCCACAACTCCGATGTATTCGCCTTTGTCGAAAGCGTCGCGGGCAAGGAGTATGGCCGCACGATTCCGGAGCCGGACCTGGGACAGTCACCGACCTGGAAGTCTATCGTCGCGCAAGACGCGGTCGAAGAGGAAGTACTGAAAGCAATCAAATCGGCAGGGCGCGCCCGCGTTTTGTTCTCAACCGAAGTCAGTTCGGTAGTGGACGAGGGCGAGCGGGCCAGTGTCAAAGTCCGCTCGCTCAAGACCGGCGAAGAAACGAAGTGGCGGGCGCGTTATGTTATCGCGGCCGACGGCGCGGGCAGCCCCGTCCGGCGCGCGGTGGGAATCGAGATGGTCGGTCCGGCGGTGCTGGCCGTGATGGCCAACGAATACTGGCGAGGCGACCTCTCGCGCTTCGAAGCGGCGCGCAACACCACGGCGTTTTTCATTACTTCGAAAGAATCGGGTTCGGTGCCGTCCACTATTCTCAACACCAACGGACGCGATCGCTGGCTGACGATATTTTCGCTGGGCGCGGATGAGAATGCGCTCCCGCACAATGATCAACAACTTGTCGAGTTCATCAGGCGTCAGACCGGGGTGGCCGACCTCGGCGTGGAAGTGATCAGCCGCTCGGTATGGAGGATGAGCCGGCAGGTCGCCGCGGAGTTCAAGCGGGGCCGGGTGTTCCTCGTCGGCGACTCGGCCCATCGCTTTCCGCCGACTGGCGGCTTCGGCCTGAACACCGGCGTGCAGGATGCTCACAACCTGGCGTGGAAGATCGCCTTCGTGCTGAAGGGCTGGGCGTCGGAGACGCTGCTCGAAAGCTACAACCTCGAGCGCAAGCCGGTGGCGGAATCGAACGCCGATTTCAGTATCGGTAATTCAATTCGCTTTCCGCTGGCCGCCGAGGCGATCAAATCGGGTAACGCCGACCAGATCGCGTTCCGAATCAACGACGTCAACAACCATCTGCACAGCACCGGCCAGGGCCTCGGCTTCAGCTACGAACAAGGGGCGGTAATCCAGGATGGAACCGCGGCTCCCACCCATGACACTCGCCATTACCATCCGACGGACCGGCCGGGCTCGCGATTTCCGCACATATGGCTCGACCTCACGCGCAAAACCTCGACTCTCGATTGGTTTGACAAACAGTTTAGCGTGGTCGCGGGTCCGATGGGCGGGGAATGGATGGAGGCGGGTCGGCGCGTGGCCGACAAAATCGGCGTGCCGCTCGGATTGCATACGATGCCCTCGGTGAATCCCGAAGACGGCTACCAACTAGGTCTGCGCGGAGCGGTGCTGGTGCGGCCCGACGGCCACGTCGCGTGGCGGATGCCGTGGCTGCCGAGCGATCCCGATCGCGAGCTCGCGCAGGCACTGCGCGCGCTGCTGCACTGA
- a CDS encoding TetR/AcrR family transcriptional regulator gives MGRATASGKAATNRSDAIVHEALRLFAERGLHAASMRDIARAVGLTEGTLYHYYASKADIVAAIVERTFFSADEVSATLADNAERSLSEQLLAIADWFYAVLNEYRVVTAFFMSEASRLSPDSPTIKLAARFAALFRGRVERLALHLAKQKPGGDPRLLAAHFFDSLGGFWIMETIVAKKAPSAARWRSYAESIVGLIVANCASTGAAGSRCVRSKSRRPQWRTKW, from the coding sequence ATGGGACGCGCAACCGCATCGGGAAAGGCCGCCACCAATCGCAGCGATGCGATTGTGCATGAAGCGTTGCGTTTGTTCGCCGAGCGCGGCCTGCATGCGGCGTCGATGCGCGATATCGCACGCGCAGTCGGGCTCACTGAAGGAACGCTCTACCACTACTACGCGAGCAAGGCCGATATTGTTGCGGCAATCGTCGAGCGCACCTTTTTTTCCGCTGACGAAGTGAGTGCGACGCTGGCCGACAACGCCGAGAGATCGCTTTCCGAACAACTTCTCGCAATAGCCGATTGGTTCTATGCCGTACTGAACGAGTATCGCGTCGTCACCGCGTTTTTTATGAGCGAGGCCTCCCGCCTCTCGCCAGACTCGCCAACGATAAAACTCGCGGCGCGCTTCGCTGCCCTGTTCCGCGGGCGCGTCGAGCGGCTGGCACTGCACTTGGCGAAACAGAAACCTGGCGGCGATCCCCGGCTGCTGGCGGCGCATTTCTTCGACTCGCTGGGAGGGTTCTGGATCATGGAAACGATCGTGGCCAAGAAAGCTCCGTCGGCGGCGAGATGGCGGAGCTACGCTGAATCGATCGTCGGCTTGATCGTGGCGAACTGCGCATCAACCGGCGCCGCCGGCTCGCGCTGCGTCAGATCGAAATCAAGGAGACCGCAATGGCGGACCAAATGGTGA
- a CDS encoding OB-fold domain-containing protein codes for MAVTIDYSKLRILPNPDTHEWWAATRQNKYLVHQCSKCGHKWFPPTIPACSKCMSMDIGWFETAGTGVIHSYIVVTQPIVGAFIEAVPYVVAIIELDDCKEEDGTVTRVAGVLTNDESEVAIGLPCKVIFEPTNDAKIVMPRWQITGTAENTWRFSE; via the coding sequence ATGGCGGTAACAATTGACTATTCGAAGCTGCGTATCCTGCCTAATCCCGATACCCATGAATGGTGGGCGGCCACGCGCCAGAACAAGTATCTCGTGCATCAATGCAGCAAGTGCGGTCACAAGTGGTTCCCGCCGACGATCCCGGCGTGCAGCAAGTGCATGTCGATGGACATCGGATGGTTCGAGACCGCCGGCACCGGGGTCATACACAGCTACATCGTCGTGACGCAGCCGATCGTCGGCGCGTTTATTGAAGCGGTGCCATATGTGGTTGCGATCATCGAACTCGACGATTGCAAAGAGGAAGACGGCACCGTCACTCGCGTCGCCGGCGTGCTAACCAACGATGAATCTGAAGTAGCTATTGGTCTGCCATGCAAGGTGATATTCGAGCCGACCAACGACGCAAAAATAGTGATGCCCCGCTGGCAAATAACCGGCACCGCCGAAAATACCTGGCGATTCAGCGAGTAG
- a CDS encoding glucose 1-dehydrogenase: protein MGTLDGKVAIITGAARGQGEAEARLFVAEGARVMLTDVLPEGDDVAKSLGDLATFSKHDVSNAADWTHVVNATKDRFGRLDVLVNNAAIYRMRSLLDTTDEDFDEITRINQRGPFLGMRTVAPVMRASGGGSIVNISSGAGLKGVRNMIAYATSKWAVRGMTKCAALELAADGIRVNSIHPGVIETPMLKGNPDALNQAMVRATPIARIGQPEDIARMVLYLASDAASFITGAEFTVDGGATV from the coding sequence ATGGGCACTCTTGATGGAAAAGTCGCGATCATTACTGGCGCCGCGCGCGGCCAGGGCGAAGCCGAGGCTCGACTCTTTGTGGCCGAAGGTGCGCGCGTCATGTTGACCGACGTTCTGCCCGAAGGCGACGACGTTGCGAAGTCGCTCGGCGATCTCGCGACGTTTTCAAAGCACGACGTGAGCAATGCGGCCGACTGGACGCACGTCGTCAACGCGACCAAGGATCGCTTCGGGCGCCTCGACGTGCTCGTCAACAATGCCGCGATCTACCGGATGCGATCGCTGCTCGATACGACTGACGAGGACTTCGACGAAATTACCCGCATTAACCAGCGCGGTCCTTTCCTTGGTATGCGAACCGTGGCGCCGGTGATGCGCGCGAGTGGCGGCGGTTCGATCGTCAACATCTCGTCAGGCGCGGGGCTTAAGGGTGTGCGGAACATGATCGCATACGCCACCAGCAAGTGGGCCGTTCGCGGCATGACCAAGTGTGCCGCGCTCGAGCTCGCGGCAGATGGAATCCGCGTGAACTCTATCCATCCGGGCGTGATCGAAACTCCGATGCTCAAGGGCAATCCCGACGCCCTCAATCAGGCGATGGTGCGCGCGACGCCGATCGCGCGCATCGGACAGCCTGAAGATATCGCGCGGATGGTGCTGTACCTTGCTTCGGACGCCGCCAGCTTCATCACGGGCGCCGAATTCACCGTCGACGGCGGCGCAACGGTCTGA
- a CDS encoding TetR/AcrR family transcriptional regulator, whose product MAVKAARAYAHAKRPQMSSKGELKRKQILDAAAKVLARRGYIGTQLSEIAAEAGTQAGSLYYHFESREELLEEVLREGVRQSFTHSQSVVDKLPVGRTPLERLCAAVSAHLRFQLVESDYARAAAHSTGQAPEDVWKRVNERFRKYGKFFDDLIEAAMKSGELDPKVNRSALRMLIIGAANYAPEWYRQTGALDVDQLSDLLVRLLVRGVAAGSSR is encoded by the coding sequence ATGGCGGTGAAAGCAGCGCGGGCGTATGCGCACGCGAAACGTCCGCAGATGAGCTCGAAGGGCGAGCTCAAACGCAAGCAGATTCTCGACGCGGCCGCGAAGGTGCTCGCGCGGCGCGGATATATCGGCACGCAGCTTTCCGAAATCGCCGCCGAGGCTGGAACCCAGGCCGGCAGCCTCTACTATCACTTCGAGTCGCGCGAAGAATTGCTCGAAGAGGTTCTGCGCGAGGGCGTGCGGCAATCGTTCACGCATTCGCAAAGCGTGGTGGATAAATTGCCAGTCGGGCGCACCCCGCTCGAGCGTCTGTGCGCCGCGGTTTCTGCGCATCTCAGGTTCCAGCTCGTCGAGAGCGACTACGCGCGCGCGGCGGCCCACTCGACCGGCCAGGCGCCGGAAGACGTATGGAAACGGGTCAACGAGAGATTTCGCAAGTACGGCAAATTTTTCGATGACCTGATCGAGGCGGCGATGAAATCCGGCGAGCTCGATCCCAAGGTAAATCGCAGTGCGCTGAGGATGCTCATAATTGGCGCCGCGAACTATGCCCCTGAATGGTACCGCCAGACCGGCGCGCTCGACGTCGATCAACTTTCCGATCTGCTGGTGCGGCTGCTCGTCCGCGGCGTTGCAGCTGGCTCCTCGCGCTGA
- a CDS encoding SDR family NAD(P)-dependent oxidoreductase gives MELGLRDKAVIITGGASHIGQAISFAFASEGARIAIIDKDAAQAERTAVDAKRRGAPLAIVVSADLTNHDAAADACQHAMRALGGVDVLAANVGANWPKFFLETPPESWDHLLHLNLGAAMSCVRAVLPRMIEQRGGSIVATASTAAFGEPRQSVYAAAKAGVVAFMKTIALEYGRHGIRANLVAPGLVLPDENEELGADSIWRDRESIMNDAQTEYVVRNTPLRRLSKPEDIAKSVLFLASEVTGRQLTGQMLTVSGGFAMR, from the coding sequence GTGGAGCTGGGACTTAGAGATAAGGCCGTTATTATCACCGGCGGTGCGTCGCATATCGGCCAGGCGATAAGTTTCGCCTTCGCATCCGAGGGCGCGCGTATCGCGATCATCGACAAGGATGCCGCCCAGGCGGAACGCACGGCGGTCGACGCGAAACGTCGCGGCGCGCCGCTTGCCATCGTCGTAAGTGCGGACCTGACCAATCACGATGCCGCCGCCGACGCATGCCAGCACGCGATGCGCGCGCTCGGTGGTGTCGATGTCCTCGCGGCGAACGTCGGTGCGAACTGGCCGAAGTTCTTTCTCGAGACTCCGCCCGAGAGCTGGGACCATCTGCTGCATCTGAATCTCGGCGCCGCGATGTCCTGCGTGAGGGCGGTGTTGCCGCGAATGATCGAGCAGCGGGGCGGATCGATCGTCGCGACCGCCTCGACGGCCGCATTCGGCGAGCCGCGGCAAAGCGTCTATGCCGCCGCAAAAGCTGGAGTCGTCGCGTTTATGAAAACGATCGCGCTCGAATACGGCCGCCACGGAATTCGCGCAAATCTGGTCGCGCCCGGGCTCGTTCTGCCGGACGAAAATGAAGAGTTAGGAGCTGATTCGATCTGGCGCGATCGTGAGTCGATCATGAATGATGCGCAGACCGAGTATGTCGTTCGCAACACGCCGCTGCGCCGGCTGTCGAAACCGGAAGATATTGCCAAATCGGTTTTGTTCCTCGCCTCGGAAGTAACTGGCCGCCAGCTCACCGGTCAGATGCTGACGGTGTCGGGCGGCTTCGCGATGCGCTGA
- a CDS encoding aromatic ring-hydroxylating dioxygenase subunit alpha: MKPERQRALLDKYLQFKTGEWSDVADSCMRNPASAYVDPKRFECEMRVLFRERPVPVGLSCECSEPGSYLTANVGGLPIAVVRQGDGTLRGLVNACRHRGAPVLSGNGGGLKALVCPYHAWSYKLDGTALGRPQEWGFDDVPRSECNLSQVAVAEQYGLIYVQPNARGPISIDNVLEGMQTEIAEYDLPKYSHFETRSREWNFNWKLILDTFTENYHIPSLHRRSIAPYYDDRHSIWDTYGLHQRTVNFRRSIDRELEKPQADRLILPHTTIEYFLLPNALLTHQLDHLELWRVTPLAVDRCIVSTSLYAPEPVTSDAAKKHWKKNLDMLLQVTETEDFPMMANIHAALASGALKEVIYGRIEPALSFFHQSLNQLVEQSGEA, translated from the coding sequence ATGAAGCCCGAACGACAGCGCGCCTTGCTCGACAAGTACCTGCAATTCAAAACCGGCGAATGGAGCGACGTCGCCGACTCATGCATGCGCAACCCGGCCAGCGCCTACGTCGATCCCAAACGCTTCGAGTGCGAGATGCGGGTGTTGTTTCGCGAGCGCCCGGTTCCGGTCGGGCTTAGTTGCGAATGCAGCGAGCCCGGCTCCTATCTCACCGCCAATGTTGGCGGCCTTCCGATCGCCGTCGTGCGCCAGGGCGACGGCACTCTGCGCGGTCTCGTCAACGCATGCCGTCATCGCGGCGCGCCGGTCCTGAGCGGCAACGGCGGCGGCCTCAAGGCTCTCGTGTGCCCCTATCACGCGTGGAGCTACAAGCTCGACGGCACCGCGCTCGGCCGCCCGCAGGAATGGGGCTTCGATGATGTGCCGCGTTCCGAGTGCAATCTGTCCCAGGTCGCGGTCGCGGAGCAGTACGGTTTGATTTACGTCCAGCCGAATGCGCGCGGTCCGATTTCAATCGACAATGTGCTCGAAGGAATGCAGACTGAGATCGCCGAGTACGATCTGCCGAAGTATTCCCATTTCGAAACCCGCAGCCGCGAGTGGAACTTCAACTGGAAGTTGATCCTCGACACTTTCACCGAGAACTACCACATCCCGTCGCTGCATCGCCGCTCGATCGCGCCCTACTACGACGATCGCCATTCAATTTGGGATACCTACGGCCTGCATCAGCGCACCGTCAACTTCCGCCGCAGTATCGACCGCGAGCTCGAGAAGCCGCAGGCCGACCGCCTCATCCTGCCGCACACGACGATCGAATATTTCCTCCTGCCGAACGCGCTGCTCACGCATCAGCTCGATCACCTCGAACTGTGGCGCGTGACTCCACTGGCAGTTGATCGCTGCATCGTTTCGACCAGCCTGTATGCGCCGGAGCCGGTCACTTCCGATGCCGCGAAGAAGCACTGGAAGAAAAACCTCGACATGCTGCTGCAGGTTACCGAGACCGAGGACTTCCCGATGATGGCGAATATCCACGCCGCGCTCGCGTCAGGCGCGCTGAAGGAAGTCATCTACGGCAGGATCGAGCCCGCACTGTCGTTCTTTCACCAGTCGCTCAACCAGCTTGTCGAGCAGTCCGGAGAAGCTTGA
- a CDS encoding NAD(P)/FAD-dependent oxidoreductase, with protein MSDKTKTNYEVIVIGAGVAGIYQIKLLSDLGVDATVLDAAGDLGGTWYANRYPGARFDSESYTYGYSFSKELLNEWHWKERFSSQPENLRYLNYVADKFDLRKYMQFNCKVESMRFDEATDQWRLHLNDGRDLTCRFVVMAVGLLSIPTPPRFKGMEKFKGRSFHTFHWPHEPVEMAGKKVAVIGTGATGIQVIAEIADKVGDLTVFQRRPNWSAPLNNGPISETEMADIRARYDQIFKTCARTPGGFEHEPDRRGFYEVSPEERRALWDKLYNSPGFAIWLRNFREIFTDEKANAEFSAYVADRIRQRVKDPATAEKLIPRDHGFGVQRVPMETRYFEAYNRDNVHLVDISETPIVEVTETGLRTTERDYDFDVIVYATGFDAITGAFDHIDIQGVGGARLRDQWADGPSTFLGMMVHGFPNFLMPSGPQSGSASTNYPRGIETGVSWCTDLLKYMREHGYVRADAALEAQERWAAHVKEMYSAMLMRKAKSWFTGYNSNVPGHEHGKIRYFVYNGGAPKYVSNINEVARNNYKGIDFTPGSLLGQRQGLETESVGE; from the coding sequence ATGAGCGACAAAACCAAGACCAATTACGAAGTGATCGTTATCGGCGCCGGCGTTGCCGGGATCTATCAGATAAAGCTGCTGTCGGACCTCGGCGTCGACGCCACCGTGCTCGACGCGGCTGGCGATCTCGGCGGCACGTGGTACGCCAATCGCTATCCCGGCGCACGTTTTGACTCGGAGAGCTACACCTACGGCTACTCGTTCTCGAAGGAACTCCTCAACGAATGGCACTGGAAAGAGCGCTTCTCGAGCCAGCCCGAGAACCTCCGCTATCTGAATTACGTCGCCGACAAATTCGATCTGCGCAAATACATGCAGTTCAATTGCAAGGTCGAATCGATGCGCTTCGACGAGGCCACCGACCAGTGGCGCCTCCATCTCAACGACGGCCGCGACTTGACATGCCGTTTCGTCGTGATGGCAGTCGGTTTGCTTTCGATTCCGACGCCACCGCGCTTCAAGGGCATGGAGAAGTTCAAGGGCCGTTCTTTCCACACATTTCACTGGCCGCACGAGCCGGTCGAAATGGCGGGCAAAAAAGTCGCCGTTATCGGGACCGGCGCCACCGGTATCCAGGTGATCGCGGAGATCGCTGACAAGGTCGGCGATCTGACCGTGTTTCAGCGCCGTCCCAACTGGTCCGCGCCGCTCAACAATGGGCCGATCTCCGAGACGGAAATGGCCGATATTCGCGCCCGCTACGATCAAATCTTCAAAACCTGCGCGCGCACGCCCGGCGGCTTCGAGCATGAGCCCGACCGGCGCGGCTTCTACGAGGTGTCGCCCGAAGAGCGGCGAGCGCTGTGGGACAAGCTTTACAACTCACCGGGATTTGCAATCTGGCTGCGCAACTTCCGCGAGATTTTCACCGACGAGAAAGCGAACGCCGAATTCTCCGCCTACGTCGCGGACAGGATTCGCCAGCGCGTGAAGGATCCGGCGACCGCGGAGAAGCTCATCCCGCGCGATCACGGTTTCGGCGTGCAGCGCGTGCCAATGGAGACGCGATACTTCGAAGCGTACAACCGCGACAACGTGCATCTCGTGGACATCAGCGAGACGCCGATCGTCGAGGTGACCGAGACGGGACTGCGCACGACCGAGCGCGACTACGACTTCGACGTCATCGTGTACGCGACGGGCTTCGACGCGATCACGGGCGCCTTCGATCATATCGACATCCAGGGCGTCGGCGGCGCCAGGCTGCGCGACCAATGGGCCGACGGTCCATCGACGTTCCTCGGCATGATGGTGCACGGCTTCCCGAATTTCCTGATGCCCTCGGGACCGCAGAGCGGGTCGGCTTCGACGAACTATCCGCGTGGAATCGAGACCGGCGTCAGCTGGTGCACGGACCTGCTCAAGTACATGAGGGAGCACGGTTATGTTCGCGCCGACGCAGCGCTCGAAGCGCAAGAGCGCTGGGCGGCGCACGTCAAGGAGATGTACTCCGCGATGCTCATGCGCAAGGCGAAATCGTGGTTCACGGGTTACAATTCGAACGTGCCGGGCCACGAGCACGGCAAGATCCGCTACTTCGTTTACAATGGCGGCGCGCCGAAATACGTCAGCAACATCAACGAAGTCGCAAGGAACAACTACAAGGGCATCGACTTCACGCCGGGTTCATTGCTCGGACAGCGTCAAGGACTCGAAACGGAGAGCGTCGGCGAGTAG
- a CDS encoding helix-turn-helix transcriptional regulator has protein sequence MYVNPRIHMHISRIDFDRFVKLLPDFYVTQDLESLPRHLISLVPQLIAVDTCGYNEINIEQGRIKVRIEPSPEYFGVKDFNATARATLHEHPLVDHYGRTRDTRALKLSDFASRRSLRRLRLYNEIFRPMGIEYLMTVSAKTAQTDDHIALSLSRERSDFSERDGQMLEMLRPHFLQAFLNAKAVSAARQDQQETQEALEGCLGATTIRVRDGQIISASPRAIDLLEKYAGAMSPANRLPDVIARRWRYWQESLADRHCWPSPIAPMTIKGAEGAHLIVRILPRRSEGYLLLLTEQTERDNPALLARHLGLSPREAEVLLWVARGKTSAEVASIMDLSRRTVDKHLERIYPKLGVESRVAAASVAWDALRRTSRGGI, from the coding sequence ATGTACGTAAATCCCCGAATTCACATGCATATTTCGCGCATTGATTTCGATCGGTTCGTCAAGCTCCTGCCGGATTTTTATGTAACGCAGGACCTCGAATCGCTGCCGCGGCATTTGATCAGCCTCGTGCCGCAGCTGATTGCGGTCGACACTTGCGGCTACAACGAAATCAATATCGAGCAAGGCCGAATCAAGGTTCGGATTGAACCCTCGCCCGAATACTTCGGCGTGAAAGATTTCAACGCCACCGCGCGCGCAACCTTGCACGAACATCCATTAGTCGACCACTACGGGCGCACGAGAGACACCCGCGCGCTCAAATTATCGGACTTTGCGTCGCGCCGAAGTTTGCGCCGTCTGCGCCTCTACAACGAGATTTTTCGCCCGATGGGAATCGAGTACCTGATGACGGTGTCTGCCAAGACCGCGCAGACGGATGACCATATCGCGCTTTCGCTCAGTCGCGAGCGTAGCGACTTCTCCGAACGCGATGGGCAGATGCTCGAGATGCTGCGGCCGCATTTCCTGCAGGCGTTCCTCAACGCGAAAGCGGTGAGCGCTGCGCGTCAGGATCAGCAGGAGACTCAGGAAGCGTTGGAAGGTTGCCTGGGCGCAACCACGATCCGCGTGCGTGACGGCCAGATCATAAGCGCCTCGCCACGCGCGATCGATCTGCTCGAGAAGTACGCGGGCGCGATGTCGCCGGCGAATCGTTTGCCCGACGTGATCGCGCGCCGCTGGCGCTACTGGCAGGAGTCGCTCGCCGACAGACACTGCTGGCCGAGTCCAATTGCCCCGATGACGATAAAAGGCGCCGAAGGCGCGCACCTCATCGTGCGGATCTTGCCGCGGCGTTCGGAGGGTTACCTGTTGTTGTTGACTGAGCAGACCGAGCGCGACAACCCGGCGCTACTCGCGCGGCATCTCGGTCTATCGCCGCGCGAAGCCGAAGTATTGCTCTGGGTGGCGCGCGGCAAAACGAGCGCCGAAGTCGCATCGATCATGGATCTCAGCCGGCGCACCGTGGACAAGCATCTCGAGCGCATCTACCCGAAGCTCGGCGTCGAATCGCGCGTCGCAGCCGCGTCGGTTGCATGGGATGCCCTGCGCAGGACGAGCCGCGGCGGTATCTGA